From the Armatimonadota bacterium genome, one window contains:
- the thrC gene encoding threonine synthase: MTNPKTACFKRLPLIERYREFLPVTETTPIVSLLEGYTPLVRVDRLASRISDKITMYVKFEGMNPTGSFKDRGMTMAITKAVEAGSKATICASTGNTAASAAAYSARAGLVCAVILPKGEVALGKVSQSMMHGAKVIAVDGNFDDALNIVKDITNKYPITLVNSLNPYRIEGQKTGAFEICDDLGHPPTYHAIPVGNAGNITAYWAGYKAYKEAGIIDRLPKMLGFQAAKSAPIVEGHPIPNPETIATAIRIGNPASWKFAEAARDESGGLIEKVTDEEITEAQKLLAATEGVFCEPASAASVAGIIKKAKEGFFTQKCEIVCILTGHGLKDPKRAMEICPAFIELPADTEAVAKEMKLV, translated from the coding sequence ATGACCAACCCCAAAACAGCCTGTTTTAAGCGCCTGCCGCTGATAGAAAGATATCGGGAGTTCCTTCCTGTAACCGAGACTACGCCGATTGTCTCGCTGCTCGAGGGCTACACGCCTTTGGTCCGCGTGGACCGGCTGGCATCCCGGATCAGCGACAAGATCACGATGTATGTCAAGTTCGAGGGTATGAACCCGACAGGCAGCTTTAAGGACCGCGGTATGACCATGGCCATAACCAAAGCGGTCGAAGCCGGAAGCAAAGCGACAATCTGCGCATCCACAGGCAACACCGCCGCGTCGGCTGCCGCATATTCTGCGCGCGCAGGACTTGTGTGCGCGGTGATTTTGCCCAAGGGCGAGGTTGCGCTGGGTAAAGTATCGCAGTCGATGATGCACGGGGCTAAGGTCATAGCAGTCGACGGCAATTTTGATGATGCTCTCAATATCGTTAAAGATATCACCAACAAGTATCCGATCACCCTGGTCAACTCTCTGAATCCATACAGGATCGAGGGTCAGAAGACGGGCGCGTTTGAGATTTGCGACGATCTGGGTCATCCGCCGACCTATCATGCCATTCCTGTGGGCAACGCCGGTAATATAACGGCATATTGGGCGGGTTACAAGGCATATAAAGAGGCCGGAATTATCGACCGTCTGCCTAAGATGCTCGGCTTCCAGGCCGCGAAGTCCGCTCCGATTGTCGAGGGTCACCCGATCCCCAATCCGGAGACGATTGCGACTGCAATCCGAATAGGCAACCCGGCAAGCTGGAAGTTTGCAGAGGCTGCAAGAGACGAGTCCGGTGGGCTGATCGAAAAGGTCACCGATGAAGAGATCACTGAGGCTCAGAAGCTTTTGGCCGCAACCGAAGGCGTGTTCTGCGAACCTGCGTCTGCCGCATCAGTCGCAGGCATTATAAAGAAGGCGAAAGAAGGATTCTTTACCCAGAAGTGCGAGATAGTCTGCATTCTCACAGGCCATGGGCTGAAGGACCCCAAGCGGGCTATGGAAATCTGCCCG
- a CDS encoding homoserine dehydrogenase, translating into MKDVINVGVIGFGIVGAGTVKILLDNQDSIAQKVGSRICVKKIADLDITTPRPVEVDKSVLTTDANELLDDPEIDIVVETIGGIHPAKDFILRALANGKSVATANKELIAKEGVDILPKAAELGLDFMFEASVGGGIPIIRPLKACLAGNQILEVKGIVNGTTNYILTKMREEGLDFADVLKDAQSKGYAEADPTADIEGNDAAYKTSILASIAFTSRMDVSKVYREGITKISAEDMNYAEQLGYVIKLLGIAKQEDHGMLARVHPTFVPAKHPLASVNGVMNAIWVKGDAVGEVMFYGPGAGSLAAGSAVVGDVIDIARNINDGSTSHFHCTCYEHREMLGMEHVSCKNYVRILAKDKPRVLASIASKLADHKVSISSVIQNSRPDAKAEIVILTHTAKEPDMADALEAIRNLPVVTEICSWIRVEE; encoded by the coding sequence GTGAAAGATGTAATTAATGTTGGTGTAATTGGTTTTGGAATAGTCGGGGCAGGGACCGTTAAGATTCTACTCGATAATCAAGACTCCATCGCACAAAAAGTAGGGTCCAGGATTTGCGTGAAGAAAATCGCTGATCTTGACATCACAACCCCTCGGCCAGTTGAGGTCGACAAGTCCGTACTGACGACAGATGCCAATGAACTCCTTGACGACCCAGAGATCGATATCGTAGTCGAGACAATAGGCGGAATCCATCCCGCAAAGGACTTCATTCTGCGCGCGCTCGCAAACGGCAAGAGCGTGGCGACTGCAAATAAAGAATTGATCGCTAAAGAAGGCGTTGATATTCTGCCTAAGGCTGCCGAGCTGGGTTTGGACTTTATGTTCGAGGCCAGTGTGGGCGGAGGAATACCTATTATACGCCCGCTTAAGGCCTGCCTTGCTGGTAACCAGATACTTGAGGTCAAGGGAATAGTTAACGGGACGACGAATTATATACTCACAAAGATGCGCGAGGAAGGGCTTGACTTCGCGGACGTGCTCAAGGACGCTCAGTCCAAGGGCTACGCTGAAGCCGACCCCACTGCCGATATCGAAGGAAACGATGCCGCATACAAGACTTCGATCCTTGCATCTATCGCATTTACCAGCCGGATGGATGTATCGAAAGTCTACCGCGAGGGCATCACAAAGATTTCTGCAGAGGATATGAACTATGCCGAACAGCTTGGATATGTGATAAAGCTGCTGGGCATTGCAAAGCAGGAAGATCACGGAATGCTGGCGCGCGTGCACCCCACTTTCGTGCCCGCAAAGCACCCGCTGGCAAGTGTAAATGGTGTTATGAACGCCATTTGGGTGAAGGGCGACGCCGTGGGCGAAGTGATGTTCTATGGACCAGGCGCAGGTTCGCTTGCAGCGGGAAGCGCAGTGGTCGGAGACGTGATCGACATCGCGAGAAACATAAACGACGGCTCGACATCCCACTTCCACTGCACATGCTACGAGCACCGCGAGATGCTGGGTATGGAGCACGTGAGCTGCAAGAACTATGTGAGAATCCTTGCTAAAGACAAGCCTAGAGTGCTGGCGTCTATCGCAAGTAAGCTCGCAGATCATAAGGTAAGCATATCTTCGGTTATTCAGAATTCGAGGCCGGATGCGAAGGCTGAAATCGTCATTCTCACGCATACCGCCAAAGAACCCGATATGGCGGATGCGCTCGAAGCGATCCGCAATCTGCCGGTCGTGACCGAGATATGCAGTTGGATTAGAGTCGAAGAATGA
- a CDS encoding biotin/lipoyl-containing protein, translating to MEKLEIDVSQVKKLLELVESHNLEELTVESDGLSITVKGTSSKQATPVIVQAAGPAEMPEQVEEYVEEEHEQAEAEFEGNIVDITAPLVGVFYRAPSPDAPFFVEVGDSIEVGTEVGLIEAMKVFSPIPSEIAGVVVDIPIENGTLVHEGDVLVRVRVGEE from the coding sequence TTGGAGAAACTTGAGATAGATGTATCACAGGTCAAGAAACTGCTTGAACTGGTCGAGTCGCACAATCTTGAAGAGCTGACAGTCGAGTCCGACGGTCTTTCGATCACTGTTAAGGGCACTTCATCCAAGCAAGCGACACCTGTGATCGTGCAGGCGGCTGGTCCCGCTGAGATGCCCGAGCAAGTTGAAGAATATGTGGAAGAAGAACATGAGCAGGCAGAAGCGGAGTTTGAGGGCAATATCGTAGATATCACCGCCCCGCTTGTTGGTGTATTTTATAGAGCGCCATCGCCCGATGCGCCGTTTTTTGTTGAAGTTGGCGACAGCATCGAGGTTGGCACGGAAGTCGGTCTCATTGAAGCCATGAAAGTCTTCAGCCCCATACCAAGCGAGATCGCCGGAGTGGTGGTCGATATCCCCATAGAAAATGGCACACTTGTTCATGAAGGGGATGTATTGGTAAGAGTTAGAGTCGGCGAGGAGTAG
- a CDS encoding GGDEF domain-containing protein: protein MKTVRDLMTPDVVWVTPSTRVKVAVTFIKGNNIGALPVVISSGPIGLVTLYDLIGEPEDSPVEEVMSREFTTIGPDISTYDALKVVQRSGATHLVVMENDQMIGILSRSDLISELGRSFDPLTELPWSDTFREWAINALKSGQEISIILFDLDKFGVFNKKYGHVVGDTVIKSVADVLKKGTDPDLELLCRYGGDEFGIVTVRHADEAIALANILKERISKIDIPEVIEGVTTTYGMFGGRRTKEREDIHYAATIDDLITRASKNCTASKPHRAEESRPASVKAASTADEIVSAKIIGRASRLKIRTISFTSSGTEASVSVTLGRGKDEFTRESSGYAAGEDSIIKLFAEATAGAVCKSLAPDHGIIVEDASVLESGKDDEIVNVVAVYVHPRSSVKLTGSALVRRGDHYRAAAAALLDAVNRQVEIAPSREPEEEVIDNPQVESDI, encoded by the coding sequence ATGAAAACCGTAAGAGACTTGATGACACCCGATGTGGTCTGGGTCACGCCGTCGACTCGCGTCAAGGTTGCCGTCACATTTATAAAAGGTAATAATATCGGCGCACTGCCCGTCGTGATAAGCAGCGGACCGATCGGGCTTGTGACGCTCTACGATCTCATCGGTGAGCCTGAAGATTCACCGGTCGAGGAAGTGATGAGCCGCGAGTTCACGACTATCGGCCCGGACATCTCCACGTACGATGCGCTCAAAGTGGTGCAGAGATCGGGAGCTACGCACCTTGTTGTGATGGAAAACGATCAGATGATCGGAATACTCTCACGCAGCGACTTGATTTCCGAGCTTGGGCGCTCGTTTGATCCACTTACAGAGTTGCCATGGTCCGACACTTTTCGTGAATGGGCGATAAATGCGCTCAAGAGCGGCCAGGAAATCAGTATTATTCTCTTCGATCTGGACAAGTTCGGAGTCTTCAATAAAAAATATGGGCATGTGGTCGGCGACACGGTCATCAAATCTGTGGCGGATGTGCTCAAAAAAGGCACCGACCCCGACCTCGAACTTCTGTGCAGGTATGGCGGGGACGAGTTCGGCATTGTGACCGTGCGCCATGCAGATGAGGCGATTGCCCTTGCAAATATACTCAAGGAAAGAATCTCAAAGATTGACATCCCGGAAGTGATAGAAGGCGTCACGACTACATATGGAATGTTCGGTGGAAGGCGCACAAAGGAACGCGAGGATATACACTATGCCGCCACAATCGACGACCTGATCACACGCGCAAGCAAGAACTGCACCGCGAGCAAACCGCATCGCGCTGAAGAGAGTCGACCTGCGTCCGTAAAAGCCGCGTCTACAGCAGATGAAATCGTATCAGCTAAGATTATTGGGCGCGCATCCAGACTAAAAATCAGGACTATCAGCTTTACAAGCTCCGGCACTGAAGCCAGTGTAAGCGTGACACTCGGCAGAGGCAAGGATGAGTTTACGCGTGAATCGAGCGGATATGCGGCAGGGGAAGACAGCATCATTAAACTTTTTGCCGAAGCGACTGCCGGAGCAGTGTGCAAATCATTGGCACCCGATCACGGAATTATTGTTGAGGATGCATCTGTCTTGGAATCAGGCAAAGATGATGAAATTGTCAACGTGGTTGCTGTATACGTGCATCCGAGGTCGTCTGTCAAACTGACCGGAAGCGCGCTTGTTCGACGCGGTGACCACTATCGTGCTGCAGCCGCTGCACTGCTTGACGCAGTAAACAGGCAGGTAGAGATCGCGCCGTCTCGGGAACCGGAAGAAGAAGTAATAGATAATCCGCAGGTCGAGAGCGATATCTGA
- a CDS encoding Glu/Leu/Phe/Val dehydrogenase, protein MTKQSVAVKANPFEIAQAQLDKAAAKLRLDPAVHAVLREPLRELHVSLPVKMDDGTVKVFKGFRVQYNDARGPNKGGIRFHPEETIDTVRALAAWMTWKTAVVDIPLGGGKGGVICNPKELSERELERLSRAYIDQVGRIIGPDKDVPAPDVYTTPQIMAWMMDEYSKITGYNSPGVITGKPISVGGSEGRGDATARGGAYCVREAAKYLDIDLKNAKVAIQGFGNAGQFAATLFASLLGCKIVAVSDTKGGVYCENGFDPEAMVAHKLKTGSVVGFPGTKPITNGDILELPVDVLVPAALEGVITGDNAADIHAKIICELANGPTTPEADEILHKNGVFVIPDFLANSGGVTVSYFEWVQNGTNYYWEEDDVHVRLDKKMTKAFNDVLVMAGDYKVDMRTAAYMVSIQRVADAMKLRGWV, encoded by the coding sequence ATGACCAAGCAGTCAGTGGCCGTAAAGGCCAACCCGTTCGAGATTGCGCAGGCGCAGCTCGACAAGGCAGCCGCAAAGTTGAGGCTGGACCCGGCAGTTCATGCGGTACTACGAGAGCCGCTCCGTGAGCTGCACGTATCGCTGCCGGTAAAGATGGACGATGGCACCGTCAAAGTTTTTAAGGGGTTCAGGGTTCAGTATAACGACGCCCGAGGCCCGAACAAGGGCGGAATTCGCTTCCACCCCGAGGAGACGATCGATACCGTTCGTGCCCTCGCGGCATGGATGACCTGGAAGACCGCCGTTGTCGACATCCCGCTTGGCGGCGGGAAAGGTGGGGTAATCTGCAACCCCAAAGAATTGTCCGAGAGAGAGCTTGAGAGGCTCAGCCGGGCATATATCGATCAGGTTGGGCGCATTATCGGGCCCGATAAGGACGTCCCTGCTCCCGACGTCTATACCACTCCCCAGATCATGGCCTGGATGATGGATGAATATTCCAAGATCACCGGCTATAACAGCCCCGGCGTCATCACAGGCAAGCCTATCTCTGTCGGCGGCTCGGAAGGTCGTGGAGACGCTACCGCCCGCGGCGGAGCATACTGCGTTCGTGAGGCCGCTAAGTATCTCGATATCGACCTCAAAAATGCAAAGGTCGCGATCCAGGGGTTCGGCAATGCCGGTCAGTTTGCCGCTACACTCTTTGCGAGTCTGCTCGGATGCAAGATTGTTGCCGTCAGCGACACAAAGGGCGGCGTCTACTGCGAGAACGGATTTGATCCTGAAGCCATGGTTGCTCACAAGCTCAAGACCGGCTCTGTAGTCGGTTTCCCGGGCACAAAGCCCATCACCAATGGCGACATTCTGGAGCTTCCTGTGGATGTGTTGGTTCCGGCAGCTCTAGAAGGAGTGATCACGGGCGATAACGCGGCAGATATCCACGCTAAGATCATTTGTGAGCTTGCCAATGGTCCTACTACACCTGAGGCAGACGAAATCCTCCACAAGAACGGAGTATTCGTAATTCCTGACTTCCTGGCTAATTCCGGTGGTGTTACTGTTTCCTACTTCGAGTGGGTACAGAACGGCACCAACTACTACTGGGAAGAGGACGACGTTCACGTCAGACTCGACAAGAAGATGACCAAGGCTTTCAATGACGTGCTGGTAATGGCAGGCGACTATAAAGTCGACATGCGCACCGCCGCATACATGGTCAGCATTCAGCGCGTGGCCGACGCCATGAAGCTTAGAGGCTGGGTGTAG